The Microbulbifer pacificus sequence GTGAGAGTTTGCGCTGGTTCAAGCTTTGATTTGTACCCAACGCTTACGGAGTGCGTAACTCAAAATTGAAGGTCAAGCGTCGGGTACCCATTTTCAGAAGCGTCGCAAACAGGGACGTTTGCGACGCAGCTTACATGGATGTATTCACAGCGGTTCTGAAAATGGGTACCCGACGCTTGACCGCCACAGTGCCAAACCAGAGCACCGAAACTCGCAGAGCCCATTGAAAAGCCTGCTGATCCACAACCATAATGCCCTAACAAAGTAATTCTCCAGTCTGCTACAAGGACGCGCAGTGCCCGAGACCTCCCTGTTTCAGTCGTTTTTCCTGATCTTCAGCGGCGCCGCCATCGTCGCCTCACTCGCCCTTTGGGGACGACAACCCTTATTGGTCGCCTACATTGCCCTCGGCGTGCTGCTCGGCCCCTCCGTCTTCGGCATCATCGACAACCTCGAACTCATGGCCGAAATGTCCAGCATCGGCATCGTCTTCCTGCTGTTCCTGCTCGGCCTCGACATGCAGCCCAAAGCGCTCATCTCCGTCCTGCGCAAAGCCACTTTTGTCGGCATCATCAGCTGCGCCATATTCCTTGGTCTCGGCTACGCCATTGGCAAGCTCTTTGGCTTCACCAGCACCGAATCCTGGGTTATCGGCATGGCCATGATGTTCTCCAGCACCATCATTGGCATCAAACTCCTGCCTACCACCGTCCTGCACCACAAACATCTCGGTGAAATGATGGTCGGGCTGCTCCTGTTCCAGGACTTCGTCGCCATTACCTGCCTGATGATCCTGCTGAGTGGTAGCACCGGCTCCGTAGACTTCACCCGCCTCGGCACCTCCTTCGCCGCCCTGCCCCTGCTCATTGCCGTCGCCTGGGCCGCCGTGCGCTACGTGTTGCAACCACTACTGGCAAAGTTCGACCGCTTCCACGAATACGTATTCCTGCTCGCCCTCGGCTGGTGCATGGGTCTCGCCGAACTCGCTGAAGTCGTCGGCCTCTCGCGGGAAATCGGCGCGTTTATTGCCGGCATTACCCTCGCTACCAGTCCCATTTCCCAGTACATCGCCCTCAGCCTGAAGCCGTTACGAGACTTCTTCCTGATCCTCTTCTTCTTCAGCCTCGGCGCCCAGTTCCATCTCGACATGGTGCCGGAAATCGCCCTGCCCGCACTGGTGGCCGCGATTGCCGTACTTACCATCAAACCGGTGGTGTTCCGCTACCTGCTGGGGCAACAGAGCGAAAGAACCATTCTCGCGTGGGATATCGGCTTCCGCCTCGGGCAGATCAGCGAATTCTCGCTGTTGATTGCATACCTGGCCATGAGCCAGCAACTGATCGGCAGCGCTGCCTCACACCTGATCCAGGCGACGGCGATTCTTACCTTCCTGGTTTCTTCTTATATCGTGGTTTTGAACTTCCCCAATCCGATTGCGATCAAGGACCATCTGCGGCGGGATTGAGCTTTTTGGTGTGGTGCTTCGTAGCCACGCCTTTTGGTGCATTGAAGCAGGCCCTGTGGCGGCGGAACACTGGGTGGCTGCTTTCAGGACCGCTGTGAATACATCCCTGTACGCTCTGTCGCAAACGTCCCTGTTTGCGACAGTCCTGAAAGCAGCCACCCAGCGCTCCACCTTCGATTCCAATTTCATTACTCCGTAAGCGCCATTGCTCACGAAGTACATAAATAAGAATTGAAGGGAAAGTGCTGGGTAACCCTTTTTGAAAGCGTCGGAAACAGGGATGTTTCCGACGCAGCCTACAGGGACGTATTCATGGCGGTTTCAAAAAGGGTTACCCAGTGCTTTGCCGCCACCACGCCAGCCCAAAGCACCAACGATGCGGAGTGAAAATCAGGAAGCTGGGCGACTTAAAGCTCGTCCTTTCATCATTCCAAACAACGCCGGAATGTCCCGCGAAAACATCAGATACAGACAAGGCACCAGCAGCAACGAAATCGTGGTGGCAGCAAGAATTCCATAGCCAAGAGAAATCGCCATGGGAATCATGAATTTTGCCTGCACCGACGTTTCAAAAATCATCGGCATCAGACCACAAAACGTCGTCACCGTAGTCAGAATAATCGGACGGAAACGGCGGGCAGCAGCGGCCTTGATTGCATCGGTAATCGGCATACCGTCCTCGCGCAAACGGTTCCCGTACTCGATCATCACCAGCGTATCGTTGATCACAACCCCCGCCAGCGCCACCATCCCCAGCATGCTCACCATACTGAGCCCGTAACCCATCACCAGATGCCCCAGCAGCGCACCGATCACACCAAACGGAATCGCCACCATCACCGTCAACGGCTGAATGTAACTTTTCAGCGGAATCGCCAGCAGGAAATACAACACCGCCAACGTCAGTGAAAACGTAACGCCGAGAGAAGAAAGCCCCTCCCGCTCCTCCGCCTGACGCCCCTCGTACGAAAGGGAAAGACCCGGATACTGCGCGCGCAACTGCGGCATCACGCTCTGGTTCAGCTCATTGATTACCAGCGCCGCCTGATCCGCCGGCTCCACGTTCGCCGTCACCGTCATCACCCGGCGGCCCTCGCGGCGATTGATGGTCGCATAGGCACGGCCCTGCTCGATCTCCACCAGATCCGGCAGAGGCAACCAAAGCCCATTGCCCGCACGGATCATGATGTTGTTTACATCGTCCAGGGTGACCCGCTCCTCCTCTGGTAAACGCACCATCACCTTCACCTGATCGCGTCCGCGCTGCTGACGGAAGGCCTCCGCACCGTACAGCGAGGCACGCAGCTGGCGACCGATATCTTCGGCGGTAAGACCGAGGCTTTTTGCCGTGTCGGTGAGAGTGAGATCGAGCTGGCGCTTGCCCTGGGAAACACCCGCGTCGATGTCGCCAACCGCGGGAAAGCCTTTCAGCGCGTCCGCCAGTTGGTGCGCCGCCTGCTCCAGAAGATCCGTATCGGTGTGACGCAGCTCCACCGTCAATGCCGGCCCCGCGCCGGGGCCACCGCGATCACTGGCGAAGCTTGAGTGCAACGCACCGGGTACGGGACCCACTGCACGGCGCCAGCGGCTGACAAATTCGCCGGTGGTCACGCTGCGCTGGTCTCCCGGGGTCAGATAGACGTCCACCTGCACCGAGTCATTGCGAATCAGGCCGCGCATGCCAATAAAGAAACCCTCGCGACCAGTTTCCTCGAGAATCTCATCCGCGGCATTCATGATCTGTTGGCGCGCGCGATCCAGTTGCGCTTCCGCGGTACCCGGCGGGAAAGTGACCTCCACCCGCCCGGAATCCCGCTCCACTTTCGGCATCAACGTAAAACCCATGCGTCCGCTGGCTGCGTAGCCGCTCATCACAATCAGAATCGCTACCGAAATGGCGATGGTGATGTAACGGTGGCGCACGCACAGATCCAGCGCGGGTTTAAAGCGCTTATCGACAAACCGATCGAGGCTGCGGGCAATCATTTTCTGACGCGCGGCAAACCGGCGTGCGGAGCGGCTCTTGTAGCCGCGCTTGGAGTACGCGAGGTGCGCGGGCAGGATGAACAGCGCCTCCACCCAGGAAATCGTAAATACCGCCCCCACCACAAACGGAATCACCCCGAAAATTTTTCCCATAAAACCGGGCAGTTCCATCAGCGGGATAAACGCAACGATATTGGTGAGAATGGCGAAGGTCAGCGGCACGGCAACCTGTCGCGCACCGGCCACCGCCGCCTCGAAATTGCTGTAGCCTCGCTGGCGCCACTCGTGAATGTTTTCCCCGGCAATAATCGCGTCGTCCACCACGATCCCGAGCGCAATGATGAACGCAAACATGCTGACCATATTGACGGAAATGTCCATCGCCGGCAGGAACAGCAGCGCGCCGAGGAAACTGGTGGGAATACCGAGAGTGACCCAGAATGCGAGGCGCAATTCGAGAAACGCGCCGAGCACCACAAACACCAGCAAAAGACCGAGAAAACCGTTTTTCAACAACAGCGCCAGGCGCTCTTTGAAGATTTCCGAATCGTCGTCGCGCACGCTCACATGAATTCCCGGCGGCAGGGTTTCCCGTAGTTCCGCCAGTACCTCGTGGGTGGCGTCGCTGACGCTCATGGGGGTCTGATCACCGATGCGGAAGACGTCGATGCCCGCCGCGGGCTCGCCGTTGAACACCATGTTGCGCGGCTCGTCCACGAGCGCGTCGCGGATACTGGCAATATCCCGCAGACGCACGGTGCCGCCGCCATCGCTGCGGGCCACCGGAATTTCGCCAAATTGACGCGCCCAGTCCTTGCGCTCCGTCACCCGCACCAGAATCTCGCCAGCTTCCGATTTCACGCCTCCCGCCGGCACATCCACCGCGGCGTTACGCACCAGTGTTGCGATATCCGGCAGCGAGAGGTTGTAGCGGCGCAGGTCGTCGCGGTCGACTTCGATCGCCACCTCATAATCCTTTACCCCGTAGGCCTCAATCTGGGTGATGTCCGGGTGCGCTTCCAGTTTGTCGTACACCTGCATAACGAATTCGCGCAGGGTGCGCTCGTCAACATTGCCGTGAATGACGAGGTCCAGCACATCGCGCTTGCGCTCTGCGAGGCTGACCTGAGGACGCTCGATATCCGAGGGAAAGGTACTCACTCGGTCGATGGCCGCCTGCACATCCTGGAAGACTTTGTTGCCGTTCGCATCCTCGTCCAGTTCCAGGGTGAGACTGGCATTGCCCTCGCCGGCGCTGCCGCGCAGCTCCTTGATCCCTTCGAGACCGGTAATGGCCTGTTCCGCCGGCACCAGCACTCCGCGCTCCACTTCCTCCGGGCTCGCGCCGGGATAGGAGATGTTGACGGTAACCATATCCAGGGCGAAATCGGGAAAGACCTCTTTCTTGATTGCGAAGGCAAAAAACAGTCCGCCGATCAGGAATACCAACATCAACAGATTGGCGGTTACATGGTTGTGGGTCATCCAGGCGATGGCACCGTGCCGGGTATCCACCGGCGGGCGCGGACGCTTGCCATCAAAGGGTTTGAGATCGGTATTACTGCTCATCCGCGTTCACCATCGGTGCCCGCCTTACGGCTCTTTTCGCCGGGCTCCGGCAGTTGTGGCGGCTCACGGTTTCCCGCCGGTTGTTCCGATGGTTGAGACGCGCGACCGCCGCGGGCTTCCCCGGCGATGCGCACCGGCATATTTTCGGTCACGCTGGTAAGGCGTGTCGTCACCAGGGTTTCCCTACCGCGCAAACCGCTTTTCAGCACAGCATGTTCCCCATCGAAATGGGCGACCACTACAGACTGGATGTGGATCTTTCCGTCCTGTACCACCCATACCTGGTTGCCATCCTGCAACGCCGTGAGGGGGATGCGCACCTGCTCACCGTCAGCGCGACCGGTAATTTCTACGCGGGCGAGATCATTCAACAGCAGTTGCGGGAGAGAGGGATTTTCGATGCCCAGAGGATCGTCCAGCTCCACCAGTACCCGAGCCAGCCGCCCCTGCTCTTCCAACACGGGAATCACCCGCACAAAGCGCCCCTCGCGATACACTCCCTGAGGCCACTGGCTGCCGCGAATGCGCACTTGCGCCTTGGGCGAGTTGAGTTGCGGCAACTGACTTGCCGGCACTTCCACTTCAATCTGGAATCGGTCCGCGCCGGCAAGGGTATACATCACGGTGCCCGGCGCGACGCGATCACCGATATCCACGCTGCGGGAAACCAGCAGAGCATTGAATGGGGCGGAGAGACTGGTCAGACGCAGGTCGCGCTCCGCCAGCCGGAGCTGGGCCTGGGCGGCGTCGACGCGGGCTTTGGCGGCTGCGAGTTGCGGTTCGCGCAGTACCAGGGACTGGTCTGCGTCCGGCAGGGATGCGCCCAGGAGTTCGTACTCTTCCTGAGCAACACGGCGCTGGCCCTGTTCCTGCTGCAGTTCGGCACGGCGCTCGGCAAGGGTGCTGCGCGCCGTCTGCAGCGCGAGCTGGTATGGCTCCTGTTCAATACGCAGCAGCTCTTCGCCTTTGTTCAGCGTCGATCCGGGGCCGAGATTGTAGTTCAGCCACTCTACGCGGCCGTCTACTTGCGGCTGCAGCTCCACCAACTCCCGCGCACTCACCTTTCCGAGCGCGCGCACCGTTAACGGAAACTGTCCGTACTCGGCGCGGGCAACATCCACCGTCAGCGGTGGCGCTTTGCGCTCGCCGCGTTGCATGGTGGGCTTCTCTCGCAGCAACCAGCTCGACATCAGTGATGCCAGCGCGATCAACAACACCGGAATGGCAATGCTCCAGTTGATTTTTTTCAGTAACGCATACTTCGCCATTAATGGTTCTCCACCCGGTAAATTTCCAGCTCTACCGCCGCGGGCGCCGGCAGATCCGCAGCCGGCAGCCCACCGGAAAGCGCGCGGTACAGTGTTACCCGGTTTTCCAGCAGTTCGCGGCGCGCCGTCAACAGCTGCCGCTCAAGAGATTGTTGATTGTCGGTGGCCGACAGAACATTGAGAAAATCTACCGCGCCGCGACCATAGGCCCGCCGCTGGCGCACCGTAATCTGGTCGGCCAGCTGCGATCGGGTTTCGAGATGCTGCAGACGCACGCGAATGGCCTGCTCGTTGATCAGGGCCTGCTCTACTTCCGACAGAGACTGCATTACCGTGTTGCGAAATACCGCCCAGCGCTCCTGCTCCACCGCCTTCTGCTGGCGCTCCGCCGCCGCCAGGTTGCCACCGTCAAAAATGACGCCGTCGAGCGCGGCACTGAAATTCAACAACCAGTCCTCGGTAATATCCGACAGCGAGCGGCCACCGCCACTGAAAAACAGGCCGAGGGTCAGTGCCGGCAAACGTTCCGCCCAGGCCTGGTTCGCGAGGTAGCGCCCCTGCAGCAATTCACGCTGGGCGCGGCGCACATCCGGCCTGCGCAGCAGAAGCTCCGAAGGCACACCGGTAGCGGGTAGTGCGGGCAATTCCGGCAGTGATTCGCGCTGATGCGCAAACGCCGGAAGGTCTTCACTACTCACACCCAGCAGGGCGGCCAGTTGCGTCAACAGAATCCGCGCATCCGCGCGGCTTTGATCCAGCTCCTGACGCGATTGCTCCACCAGCTGGCGCTGCTGCAGCACATCCGCGGCGGCACCGACACCACCGCCAAACCGCAACTCCAACGCACGCAGGGTCTTGCGGTTGATGTCCAACTGCTGCTCAAGCAACTGCTGCTGTCCCCAGGCTTCCTGCAACTGCAACCACACACCCGCCACCTCTGCCGCCAGAGTGAGCGCGGCAATCTGCAGAATGTCTTGCTGTGCCAACCTTCCGGCTTCCGCCGCCCGCGCGCCACTGCGCACCCGGCCCCACAGGTCCACTTCATAACCGGCAGCCAGACTGCCACTCCAGCTGTTGCCCTCGTTCTCCGCCCCGGAAAAGTCGAAACCATCTGCAGAAGAGCGCCGCTGTTCGGTATTTTCCAGAGAGCCGGTGAGGCGCGGCCAGAAGCCGCTGCGGGCCTGTGCCGCGGCGGCGTCGGCCTGCTGCAAACGCCAGTAGGTCGCCTGCAGATCCGGATTGGCGGCGAGCGCCATGTCCACCAGCTGGTTGAGATCGCGCTCACCAAAGCTCTGCCACCAACGCTGATCCTGCGCAAACGCGCCGGAAGCGGAGAATTGCTGCGGAAGCCCGAGCGCTTGCTGCGGCAGATCGGGCGGAAGCGGCTGGCTACTGCACGCCCCCAAAGACAGTGCGCACACCAGCAAGCCCAAGGAGGCTAATTTCGGCAAAAAACCCATAATTCTTGTTCGAAAAGACAGCATTGTGCTCATTATCGAAATTTTGACCGGTGCGCCAAGGCGTTTTACGTTTGTTTACCCTGCGGTGGGGAAAACGCCCGCTCCGAATAATCCGCTGCAATCACCCCGCAAAAAAGTGATCACATTATCGAAGTCGCTGGACAGGTCAGCTATGATGACCCGGTATTCAAACCGGGTTCGGCGTCTCGCAATGCCGGTGGGCATTCTGCCATCACCGGAACCGAAGAGTCGCCGGCCATTTGCCTAAGATTGATTGAAGAGAGATGGGCAGCCCCTTTTTGCGGTCAATGCCCCAAGTACGAAAACCACCAAAACGCACGGACACGAACCATGAGCAAAAACCAGCCTTTGGCGCACTGGGACGACATTCTCCTGCTGGACCGCCAGCTCAGCGATGAAGAACGTATGATCCGCGACACGGCGCGCGAGTACTGCCAGTCCAAGTTGATGCCGCGGGTACTCGAAGCCAATCGCCACGAGATTTTTCATCGCGAGATCATGAACGAGATGGGCGAGCTGGGCCTGCTGGGCTCCACCATCGATGGCTACGGCTGCGCCGGCCTCAACTACGTGTCTTACGGCCTGGTGGCGCGCGAGGTAGAACGCGTGGACTCCGGCTACCGCTCCGCCATGAGCGTGCAGTCGAGCCTCGTCATGCACCCCATCTACGCCTACGGCAGCGAAGCCCAGAAAGAAAAGTACCTTCCCAAACTGGCCACCGGCGAATGGGTGGGTTGCTTCGGTCTCACCGAACCGGATGCCGGTTCCGATCCCGGCGGCATGAAAGCCCGGGCCAAGAAGGTGGATGGCGGCTATCGCCTGACGGGCTCCAAAATGTGGATCACCAACAGCCCCATCGCCGATGTGTTCGTGGTCTGGGCCAAGGACGACGAAGGGGATATCCGCGGCTTTGTACTGGAAAAAGGCATGGAAGGCCTGAGTGCACCGAAGATTGAAGGCAAATTCTCCCTGCGCGCCTCCATCACCGGCGAAATTGTGATGGACAATGTCTTTGTCCCCGAAGACCACCGCTTCCCCGACATCAGGGGCCTGGGTGGGCCGTTTGGTTGTCTCAACCGCGCACGCTACGGCATCTCCTGGGGGGCACTGGGGGCAGCGGAATTCTGCTGGCACGCCGCGCGCCAGTACGGCCTCGACCGAAAGCAGTTCAACAAACCGCTGGCCCAGACCCAGCTGTTTCAGAAAAAACTCGCAGACATGCAGACGGAAATCACCCTTGGCCTGCAGGGCTCTCTGCGGGTGGGCCGACTGATGGACGAACAGAAGAACGGCTTTGACCCGACGATGATCTCTCTGGTCAAGCGCAACAACTGCGGCAAGGCTCTCGATATCGCCCGCATCGCCCGCGATATGCACGGTGGCAACGGTATCGCCGATGAATTCCATGTGATTCGCCATGCGATGAACCTGGAAGCGGTGAATACCTATGAGGGCACGCACGATGTGCATGCGCTGATTCTGGGGCGTGCGCAGACTGGATTGCAGGCGTTTTTCTGAGGAGCTGTACCAAGGTCACATAGAACTCCATAATCCCCGCCTAGAGGAGCCGTGTCTTGCATAGCGGAGCCGCTGCCGGGGACAGCCTTGTGAGACACGCCGTGAACCCATCCATGGGGGCTCTTCCGCGAGGTCCCTCTCGCGGAAGGTCTCACAAGGCTGTCCCCGGCATCGCCTCCTTCCCATCTAGTTCTGTGGTCCACTTCAGCTGAACTAGTGCCAGAAAATTTCATCGCGGGCCGGATTCCCATGGAACAACTGCTGTACTGGTGCGACCTGATCGGCATCATCGTCTTCGCCTTTACCGGTGTTCTGGCGGCCGGTCACAAGCAGATGGACCTGTTCGGCGCGGTGGTTCTCGCCTGCGTGACCGCCGTTGGCGGTGGCACCACCCGCGATATGATTCTGAACGTGCCGGTGTTCTGGCTCACCGACAGCTATTACCTGTGGATCGCCGCCGCCACCGGGATCATCAGCTTCTACCTCATTCGCTACCTGCAGGTGCCCATGCGCCTGCTGATGATCGCCGACGCCGCCGGGCTCGCGGTATTTGTGGTGATCGGCACCCAGAAAGTCCTCGATCTCGGCCACTCCCCCGCCATCGCCATCGTCATGGGCGTAATGACCGGCACCTTTGGTGGGTTGATACGGGACATCCTCTGCGGCGATATCCCCCTGCTGCTGCGACGGGAAATATATGCCACCGCGGCCTTGAGTGGTGCCGCAGCTCTGGTGATACTGGACGACATTGAAGCCCTGCCCGGCAAAGCCGCGGTGGCGATTGCCATTCTGGTCACACTGAGCATCCGCCTCGCAGCCCTGCGCTGGAACCTGTCGGCCCCCGTTGCCCGCATCGGCCCGAAAGCTGGCTCCTGATGCCGCTTCAACGCCCCCCAACAATCCAGATACAAACTATGCTCCGACACTTCTCTTCTGCCACTCTGCTTCTCTCGCTGACCCTAATGCTCGTGACAGGCTGTGCACCGGAAGACAATACCCGGGCCGCAAACCCGAATCGGCTGATTCCCAAGTCCTGTTGGTTCGATGCCGAGAGCAACTGGCCGACGACCCGGTGCTACATGATGGAAGTACCGGAAAACCACGCCAGGCCCGCAGGGCGCAAGATCCAGTTCCCGGTTGTGCGCTTTTTCGCCAACATCACCGACCCGGACAAGGAACCCCTGTTGCATCTGGGCGCCGGCGGCCCGGGCGCCAGCATGGGGCTGGAACCGGAGAATGCCAGTGACTGGCTGTGGGTCAACTACGCCGGTATGAGTGTCGAGGATGGACGCGACCTGATTGTTATCGACCCACGCGGCACTGGCATGGCATCCCCCAAACTCGCCTGTGACGAATTCATCAAGGATGCCAGCCTC is a genomic window containing:
- a CDS encoding efflux transporter outer membrane subunit, which codes for MGFLPKLASLGLLVCALSLGACSSQPLPPDLPQQALGLPQQFSASGAFAQDQRWWQSFGERDLNQLVDMALAANPDLQATYWRLQQADAAAAQARSGFWPRLTGSLENTEQRRSSADGFDFSGAENEGNSWSGSLAAGYEVDLWGRVRSGARAAEAGRLAQQDILQIAALTLAAEVAGVWLQLQEAWGQQQLLEQQLDINRKTLRALELRFGGGVGAAADVLQQRQLVEQSRQELDQSRADARILLTQLAALLGVSSEDLPAFAHQRESLPELPALPATGVPSELLLRRPDVRRAQRELLQGRYLANQAWAERLPALTLGLFFSGGGRSLSDITEDWLLNFSAALDGVIFDGGNLAAAERQQKAVEQERWAVFRNTVMQSLSEVEQALINEQAIRVRLQHLETRSQLADQITVRQRRAYGRGAVDFLNVLSATDNQQSLERQLLTARRELLENRVTLYRALSGGLPAADLPAPAAVELEIYRVENH
- a CDS encoding cation:proton antiporter; the encoded protein is MPETSLFQSFFLIFSGAAIVASLALWGRQPLLVAYIALGVLLGPSVFGIIDNLELMAEMSSIGIVFLLFLLGLDMQPKALISVLRKATFVGIISCAIFLGLGYAIGKLFGFTSTESWVIGMAMMFSSTIIGIKLLPTTVLHHKHLGEMMVGLLLFQDFVAITCLMILLSGSTGSVDFTRLGTSFAALPLLIAVAWAAVRYVLQPLLAKFDRFHEYVFLLALGWCMGLAELAEVVGLSREIGAFIAGITLATSPISQYIALSLKPLRDFFLILFFFSLGAQFHLDMVPEIALPALVAAIAVLTIKPVVFRYLLGQQSERTILAWDIGFRLGQISEFSLLIAYLAMSQQLIGSAASHLIQATAILTFLVSSYIVVLNFPNPIAIKDHLRRD
- a CDS encoding trimeric intracellular cation channel family protein, translating into MEQLLYWCDLIGIIVFAFTGVLAAGHKQMDLFGAVVLACVTAVGGGTTRDMILNVPVFWLTDSYYLWIAAATGIISFYLIRYLQVPMRLLMIADAAGLAVFVVIGTQKVLDLGHSPAIAIVMGVMTGTFGGLIRDILCGDIPLLLRREIYATAALSGAAALVILDDIEALPGKAAVAIAILVTLSIRLAALRWNLSAPVARIGPKAGS
- a CDS encoding efflux RND transporter periplasmic adaptor subunit; this encodes MAKYALLKKINWSIAIPVLLIALASLMSSWLLREKPTMQRGERKAPPLTVDVARAEYGQFPLTVRALGKVSARELVELQPQVDGRVEWLNYNLGPGSTLNKGEELLRIEQEPYQLALQTARSTLAERRAELQQEQGQRRVAQEEYELLGASLPDADQSLVLREPQLAAAKARVDAAQAQLRLAERDLRLTSLSAPFNALLVSRSVDIGDRVAPGTVMYTLAGADRFQIEVEVPASQLPQLNSPKAQVRIRGSQWPQGVYREGRFVRVIPVLEEQGRLARVLVELDDPLGIENPSLPQLLLNDLARVEITGRADGEQVRIPLTALQDGNQVWVVQDGKIHIQSVVVAHFDGEHAVLKSGLRGRETLVTTRLTSVTENMPVRIAGEARGGRASQPSEQPAGNREPPQLPEPGEKSRKAGTDGERG
- a CDS encoding acyl-CoA dehydrogenase, translating into MSKNQPLAHWDDILLLDRQLSDEERMIRDTAREYCQSKLMPRVLEANRHEIFHREIMNEMGELGLLGSTIDGYGCAGLNYVSYGLVAREVERVDSGYRSAMSVQSSLVMHPIYAYGSEAQKEKYLPKLATGEWVGCFGLTEPDAGSDPGGMKARAKKVDGGYRLTGSKMWITNSPIADVFVVWAKDDEGDIRGFVLEKGMEGLSAPKIEGKFSLRASITGEIVMDNVFVPEDHRFPDIRGLGGPFGCLNRARYGISWGALGAAEFCWHAARQYGLDRKQFNKPLAQTQLFQKKLADMQTEITLGLQGSLRVGRLMDEQKNGFDPTMISLVKRNNCGKALDIARIARDMHGGNGIADEFHVIRHAMNLEAVNTYEGTHDVHALILGRAQTGLQAFF
- a CDS encoding efflux RND transporter permease subunit; translated protein: MSSNTDLKPFDGKRPRPPVDTRHGAIAWMTHNHVTANLLMLVFLIGGLFFAFAIKKEVFPDFALDMVTVNISYPGASPEEVERGVLVPAEQAITGLEGIKELRGSAGEGNASLTLELDEDANGNKVFQDVQAAIDRVSTFPSDIERPQVSLAERKRDVLDLVIHGNVDERTLREFVMQVYDKLEAHPDITQIEAYGVKDYEVAIEVDRDDLRRYNLSLPDIATLVRNAAVDVPAGGVKSEAGEILVRVTERKDWARQFGEIPVARSDGGGTVRLRDIASIRDALVDEPRNMVFNGEPAAGIDVFRIGDQTPMSVSDATHEVLAELRETLPPGIHVSVRDDDSEIFKERLALLLKNGFLGLLLVFVVLGAFLELRLAFWVTLGIPTSFLGALLFLPAMDISVNMVSMFAFIIALGIVVDDAIIAGENIHEWRQRGYSNFEAAVAGARQVAVPLTFAILTNIVAFIPLMELPGFMGKIFGVIPFVVGAVFTISWVEALFILPAHLAYSKRGYKSRSARRFAARQKMIARSLDRFVDKRFKPALDLCVRHRYITIAISVAILIVMSGYAASGRMGFTLMPKVERDSGRVEVTFPPGTAEAQLDRARQQIMNAADEILEETGREGFFIGMRGLIRNDSVQVDVYLTPGDQRSVTTGEFVSRWRRAVGPVPGALHSSFASDRGGPGAGPALTVELRHTDTDLLEQAAHQLADALKGFPAVGDIDAGVSQGKRQLDLTLTDTAKSLGLTAEDIGRQLRASLYGAEAFRQQRGRDQVKVMVRLPEEERVTLDDVNNIMIRAGNGLWLPLPDLVEIEQGRAYATINRREGRRVMTVTANVEPADQAALVINELNQSVMPQLRAQYPGLSLSYEGRQAEEREGLSSLGVTFSLTLAVLYFLLAIPLKSYIQPLTVMVAIPFGVIGALLGHLVMGYGLSMVSMLGMVALAGVVINDTLVMIEYGNRLREDGMPITDAIKAAAARRFRPIILTTVTTFCGLMPMIFETSVQAKFMIPMAISLGYGILAATTISLLLVPCLYLMFSRDIPALFGMMKGRALSRPAS